TAAATCAGCTATTAAGCAATGGCTAGATAAAGGAATCGATGCTTTGCGAATCGACACCGTAAAGCATATGCCAACTTGGTTTTGGCAAGAATTTATGAGTGATATGCAAACACATAAACCATCCGTGTTTGCTTTTGGCGAGTGGGGTTTTTGTAATCCTTTGGATGGCAAATCAGTTAAGTTTTCTAATGAAACTGGGATGTCCATTCTCGATTTTGCTTTATGCAATGCTGTACAAGCAGCGCTGGCAAAAAATAGCGAAGGTGGATTTCATTTAATTCAGAATGTTTTGGATTTGGATTACGTATACGATCGCGCAACAGAATTAGTTACTTTCATCGATAATCATGATATGCCGCGATTCCAAACTCTCAATCCCGATCCGGCACTTTTAAGACTTGCCATTAACTTAATTATGACATCTCGCGGCATTCCTTGTATTTACTACGGAACTGAACAGTATTTACACAACGATACTAACGGCGGACATGACCCTTACAACCGTCCAATGATGGAAAAATGGGATACAAATACGCAAATTTATCAAGATTTGCAGTTATTATCTAAATTAAGAAGGATTAATCCAGCGGTATCGCTAGGCAGTCAGGTACAAAAATATCTTACACCTGATGTTTATTGCTACGTGCGGCGGTACAGAGATTCCCGTTGTTTTGTAGGGATGAATAAAGGCAATTCGGTTACAATTGACGTACTTTCTACAGATTTAGAAGATGGAGAATACAGGTGCATCTTAACTGGTCGTCATTTCCAGATTAAAAATGGCCAATTATTAGGTTTGCATTTAGCAAACAAGGAAATGATTATTCTTAGTTATTTGGGAGACAAAGTAGCTGGAAAAACCATTGTCCGCGCCCAAATTAATGGGATCAGAACTAATCCCGGAGAAACTGTAGTGGTAATCGGAGATTGTCCTGAATTAGGCAATTGGGATATTAGCAAAGCCTACGCTCTAGAATATATCAATCCTAACACTTGGTTTGGGGAAATTCCATTTTATGAAAGTGCTGGGAAAGCGATCGCATATAAATATGCTGTTTTGCGACCAAATGAGCCTGCCGTGCGCGAAAATATTGTCAGCCGTAGGTGGATTTTAGCTTCTGAAGGTACTGTTAAATGGCAGGATAAATGGTGTAATTAGGATAGAAGTCAGAATTCAGGATTCAGGATTCAGAATAAAGAATTTAACGTAATTCTGAATCCTGAATTATAGCTCGATCGACTCGCTTTTTTACTTGATACATAATATTCATAAATAACTTGTAATTTAGGAATTAAAAATAATGCTGGATCTCACGAAATTAGCCAAACAAATGCAAGGTTTGAGCCAACATTTGGCTTCAGAAAGTGCGGCTAGTCGCCAGAGATTAGATGTAGCTCAAAAATTACTAGAAAAAGCTCATGCTAGACAAGCAGAATTACAAGAAATACAGGAAAAATGGCGCGATCGCTTAATTTTTTCCCCGCCTGTTCCCATTGAACCATTAGATACTTTTTTTGATATTCCCGTTCCACCAAAAATACATACAGTATTCGCTACAGATGGTTCCCAAATTGCCCCCAGTCATCATGAAATTGCTTATTGCTATCTGATCAATGTCGGGCGGGTAATGTTACATTACGGACAAGGAAAACAACCTTTATTGGATAGCATACCAGAAGTTTTTTACGAACCTGAAGATTTGTATGTTTCTCGCCAATGGGGAATTCGTACTGAAGAGTGGATGGGTTATCGGCGTACTGTTTCCGAAGCCGTAGCTTTGGCGGAATTGGGTGTTGATTGGGTGACCAGTCAAAAAACTTTATATCCGATTTTTGCAAAAGAAGATAATAAGAAAATTAATTCTGTTTCTGAGATTGGAGAAATAGAAGAAAAACCAGAAATGAATGATTGCAAAATACCAACTTTAGCGATGGTTGATGGTTCTTTGCTGCTTTGGTTTTTAGAACAATTACCGCAGGATGCGTGCGATCTAATTATACCTCCCATTCTTGATGCTTGGGAACAATTGCGTTTAGCTGGTATTCCTTTAGTTGGTTATCTTAGTGCTTCTCGCAGCAGCGAATCTCTAAGCTTTTTGCGTCTACAAGCTTGTACTTATTCAACGCCAAACTGCAACGTTCAATGTAACGATTTACCAGACAAAGCACCTTGTCAAGTTTTCGATCCCCTGCGCGATATTGTTTTTTGGTCATCTCGTTTGCAACCGGGACAACGCAGCCCTTTGTGGCGCAGTACTAATAAAATAGTAGATCAGTATAGCGATGCTCACAAAATTTATTTTTGTTACGTTCATGTAGGAACAGAAGTGGCGCGGGTGGAATTTCCAGCTTGGGTAGCAGAAAATTCTCAGCTTCTGGATTTATCGCTAGGTTTAGTATTGGCGCAAATTCAGAAAGGTTACGGTTATCCAGTGGTGCTTGCAGAAGCACATAATCAAGCGGTAGTTAGAGGAGGTGACAGAGCAACTTTCTTTGCTTTGTTGGAACAACAAATGATTAAAGTAGGATTAAGAAATGTGGGTACTTCTTATAAGGAGACTCGCAAGCGTGGTAGTATTGCTTAAATTGTCTTATCAAATTAATAGAAAATTTTCTGTAATACTAACAAACGCAAATGAATATTTAAAAATCAAAAATTATCAGGCTCATCTACCAAAGTTTCGATTAACAAATTTACTTGCTCCCGTTTTTCTGCTAAAAAAGTTTCGCATTGGCGCAAGTGTTCAACTGCTGCTGCAAACTCATCAAAAACTTCAGCTAATTCTAGCTTACCAGATTCAATATTAGCTACTATTTTTTCAATTTTTTCTACTGTTTCTTCATAATTCCATTGCGCTCGCGATTGAGATTTTACTGACTTGGAACTATCAGAATTTTTAGATTTAACCATAAATATCTTCCGATCGACTAGTTGGTGTTGTTGATAGAGTAGTTTAATTATTGCTCAAAATATCTATAATTTTAACTTTAATTTCACCTTGACTTAACTGAATTAATAATTCTTCCCCTATTCGCAAATTGTCAGCAGAACGAGCAATGTTACCATTTTGCTGTCTCGCGACTGCATAACCTCTTTTTAGAACAGATTTCGGATCGAGTGTTGCTAACTTTTCTTGCAATAGTTGGCAATGGCGATCGGCTTTTTCAAGACGTTGGTTGGTTGACTGAATCAAGCGTTGGCGCAACCAGGTTAAAGACTGAGTTTGCTGCTCGATCTGTCGATCTAATCGCAATCGTCGCAAACGATTTTGTAATTGTTCGAGTTGGGTTTCTGCTGCTTCTAAATGGTAGTTTACCGCTTCGTGTAATGCAGCGATTCGCTCTTGATGTTCGATAATTAAATCATTTAGTTGGGGGACAACTTGTTCCGCTGCTGCTGTGGGAGTATGAACGGAAAAATCAGCCGCTAAATCTGCTAAAGATTCGTCTCGCTGATGTCCGATTCCGGTAATTACTGGAATGGAACATTGAACGATCGCTCTGACTACCCTTTCATCATTAAAACAGCTTAAATCCTCGACCGCACCACCACCTCGCGCTAAAATCAGCACTTCGGCGCGTCCGTCGCGTTCTACCCGCTCGATCGCAGTTACGATCGAATCTGGTGCAGCTTCTCCCTGCACTTGTGCTGGTGAAAACAGTACGTGCAATCCGGGATATCGATATTTCAGTGTTTTTTGGATATCTCCCCAAGCCGCCGCCGTAGGTGATGTGACCACTGCGATAATTTTAGGATGAGTAGGAAGCGATCGCTTTCTTTGCGGATCGAATAACCCCTCCGCCTCCAAACGAGAACGCAGCTGTCGATACCGTAAAGCTTGTAAACCTTCTCCCGCTGGAAAAGCTTGCCAAATTGTTAGCTGATACTCTCCTCGCTGACGATAAAGGCGAATACTGCCTAAAACTATTAACTTTTCCCCTTTTACTGGCATTTGGACTAATTTCGCCAAACCACTACTCCACACTACACAGCGAATCGAGGCTTTACCATCCGAATCTTGCAGCGTAAAAAATAATCCGCTGGAATGATGACTAGCACTAGAAACTTCCCCATGCACCCAAACCTGCCGCAGGTGGTTATCTTCTTCTAAAAGTTGCTGAATATAATCAGTCAACCCACCTACCGATAAGGCTGTTTCGGGAATAAAGGTATCGGAAACGAAAGAAGTCATCAAATGCCTGTTTGAGGAAAGAAATTTAACGAAACTTAAACCAGCAGCCAGCTAATTCAGATGATGCTAAACTCCGAATTAAATACGGACACTTCTCTAAAACCACTATAAACCAGACTCTCGCGAGCGAACGGCTAAAGCTTGAGTTCGCTAAATTTCGCGATCGAAATGATGAAAATGTCTACTTTCCTGACTCAGCACGCATAACAAGGGATTCAGGACTGACAAATTAGGCACGCTGGGACATTCCAGCCGATAGAATAAAGTCTAAACTAGAATAGTATATCTGTTCTAGTCAGAACTCCCGGACTAGCAAATTTTTTCCCCTCCAACCTAGAGGCAGATTAATGACTATAGCAAGCACCGACAACGCAGGTAAGCAAAAAGCTCTCAACTTAGTACTCAAACAAATTGAAAACCAATTCGGTAAAGGCGCTATAGTGCGCTTGGGCGATGCCACTCGCATGAGGGTGGAAACCATCCCCAGCGGCGCATTAACTTTAGACTTAGCTTTGGGTGGCGGTTTACCCAAGGGACGGGTAATCGAAATTTATGGCCCAGAAAGTTCCGGTAAAACAACGGTAGCATTGCACGCGATCGCAGAAGTGCAAAGAGCCGGTGGAATTGCCGCCTTTGTCGATGCAGAACACGCCCTCGATCCCACATATGCGGCTTCCCTTGGCGTCGATATCGAAAACTTGTTAGTTTCTCAACCAGACACCGGGGAATCGGGATTAGAAATCGTCGATCAGCTAGTTCGTTCTGCCGCTGTTGACATTGTAGTAGTTGACTCGGTAGCCGCACTAGTACCCCGTGCCGAAATTGAAGGGGATATGGGCGATGCTCACGTTGGCTTACAAGCACGCTTAATGAGCCAAGCTCTCCGTAAAATTACTGGTAATATCGGTAAATCCGGCTGTACGGTTATTTTCCTCAACCAATTGCGCCAAAAGATCGGCGTCACCTACGGTAATCCAGAAACCACCACTGGCGGTAACGCGCTCAAATTCTACTCTTCAGTGCGACTGGACATCCGCCGAATTCAAACCCTCAAAAAAGGTGCGGAAGAATTCGGTATCCGGGTGAAAGTAAAAGTTGCCAAAAATAAAGTCGCGCCTCCTTTCCGGATCGCGGAATTTGATATAATTTTCGGCAAAGGTATTTCTACGATCGGTTGTATGGTAGACATCGCTGAAGAAATCGGCGTAATTACCCGCAAAGGAGCTTGGTATAGCTATAACGGTGAAAATATCTCCCAAGGACGAGATAACGCCATCAAGTATTTAGAGGAAAACC
This DNA window, taken from Leptolyngbyaceae cyanobacterium, encodes the following:
- the xseB gene encoding exodeoxyribonuclease VII small subunit, translated to MVKSKNSDSSKSVKSQSRAQWNYEETVEKIEKIVANIESGKLELAEVFDEFAAAVEHLRQCETFLAEKREQVNLLIETLVDEPDNF
- a CDS encoding alpha-amylase family glycosyl hydrolase, translating into MVQTPANQLKLESTAAKAAAGFHTPEVEPNKYADFEFLFTRAIEFRQETIYFIIVDRFNDGDPTNNKGPNPELFDPTRTRWGKYWGGDLPGIIDKLDYLKNMGITAIWLSPLFEQVEHLQLEFAAMHGYWTKDFKRINPRFVGSGESTSLYSCNVFSRLIDEMHKRGMKLILDIVCNHSSPDVNGHKGELYDDGVLIADFYNDTNNWYYHNGEITNEQDDWQRLYCELSGLATFNESNPDYRNYIKSAIKQWLDKGIDALRIDTVKHMPTWFWQEFMSDMQTHKPSVFAFGEWGFCNPLDGKSVKFSNETGMSILDFALCNAVQAALAKNSEGGFHLIQNVLDLDYVYDRATELVTFIDNHDMPRFQTLNPDPALLRLAINLIMTSRGIPCIYYGTEQYLHNDTNGGHDPYNRPMMEKWDTNTQIYQDLQLLSKLRRINPAVSLGSQVQKYLTPDVYCYVRRYRDSRCFVGMNKGNSVTIDVLSTDLEDGEYRCILTGRHFQIKNGQLLGLHLANKEMIILSYLGDKVAGKTIVRAQINGIRTNPGETVVVIGDCPELGNWDISKAYALEYINPNTWFGEIPFYESAGKAIAYKYAVLRPNEPAVRENIVSRRWILASEGTVKWQDKWCN
- the recA gene encoding recombinase RecA; protein product: MTIASTDNAGKQKALNLVLKQIENQFGKGAIVRLGDATRMRVETIPSGALTLDLALGGGLPKGRVIEIYGPESSGKTTVALHAIAEVQRAGGIAAFVDAEHALDPTYAASLGVDIENLLVSQPDTGESGLEIVDQLVRSAAVDIVVVDSVAALVPRAEIEGDMGDAHVGLQARLMSQALRKITGNIGKSGCTVIFLNQLRQKIGVTYGNPETTTGGNALKFYSSVRLDIRRIQTLKKGAEEFGIRVKVKVAKNKVAPPFRIAEFDIIFGKGISTIGCMVDIAEEIGVITRKGAWYSYNGENISQGRDNAIKYLEENPAVAKNIEQQIREKLDKGAVVSANSVAHPSDIMEEDDTDEELLDDE
- the xseA gene encoding exodeoxyribonuclease VII large subunit: MTSFVSDTFIPETALSVGGLTDYIQQLLEEDNHLRQVWVHGEVSSASHHSSGLFFTLQDSDGKASIRCVVWSSGLAKLVQMPVKGEKLIVLGSIRLYRQRGEYQLTIWQAFPAGEGLQALRYRQLRSRLEAEGLFDPQRKRSLPTHPKIIAVVTSPTAAAWGDIQKTLKYRYPGLHVLFSPAQVQGEAAPDSIVTAIERVERDGRAEVLILARGGGAVEDLSCFNDERVVRAIVQCSIPVITGIGHQRDESLADLAADFSVHTPTAAAEQVVPQLNDLIIEHQERIAALHEAVNYHLEAAETQLEQLQNRLRRLRLDRQIEQQTQSLTWLRQRLIQSTNQRLEKADRHCQLLQEKLATLDPKSVLKRGYAVARQQNGNIARSADNLRIGEELLIQLSQGEIKVKIIDILSNN
- a CDS encoding DNA double-strand break repair nuclease NurA, with the translated sequence MLDLTKLAKQMQGLSQHLASESAASRQRLDVAQKLLEKAHARQAELQEIQEKWRDRLIFSPPVPIEPLDTFFDIPVPPKIHTVFATDGSQIAPSHHEIAYCYLINVGRVMLHYGQGKQPLLDSIPEVFYEPEDLYVSRQWGIRTEEWMGYRRTVSEAVALAELGVDWVTSQKTLYPIFAKEDNKKINSVSEIGEIEEKPEMNDCKIPTLAMVDGSLLLWFLEQLPQDACDLIIPPILDAWEQLRLAGIPLVGYLSASRSSESLSFLRLQACTYSTPNCNVQCNDLPDKAPCQVFDPLRDIVFWSSRLQPGQRSPLWRSTNKIVDQYSDAHKIYFCYVHVGTEVARVEFPAWVAENSQLLDLSLGLVLAQIQKGYGYPVVLAEAHNQAVVRGGDRATFFALLEQQMIKVGLRNVGTSYKETRKRGSIA